Proteins encoded by one window of Aliivibrio wodanis:
- a CDS encoding membrane associated GGDEF protein has translation MIFIRLSVMSYVVRPVLNSKYALPIVVFIIGLILTLFAASHVVKDNRKQAYQETVNYSERHANRIKTQIQQDVFFLGALASLVDENSDYWINQFDSVSQHIMSGSSSMISIQWSPHVNLTQIEEHRNKIKSHYEGFTEFNFHEGAEKRFTKLLDRGFPLYMVSQVYPETGANSSILGYYSVSDRFEDTLLKMKTTQQPFLSDRVFLLQDSYNRKISEVERQKKQNGLLMYYPVFNQNKSQLIGYFISAIQIDAFFEKYLTLDAVKSRGYRIKVFDHGPSGSDDPVLYQSKAWVELGETIEVSQLIDIYGRPWEIQYQKSVLRTFSFTSNAIITLICGVFISLLIACIVRFSLHSKEALKRKLAKRTKELQYLVEHDTLTGVHNRYALCNHFEILIEQQIRFSLIAIDVDKFKHINDTYGHCAGDTALKYVAERVKAVISSEDMLARMGGDEFSILTRVTDKNQLTDMCDKICKAVNVKPIILKDIAIPITISIGAKRCHTTNIDDLYHEVDQEMYKSKNKGRNDFSIAV, from the coding sequence ATGATTTTTATTCGGTTGTCTGTAATGAGCTATGTAGTACGCCCTGTGTTGAACTCTAAATATGCATTACCAATAGTTGTTTTTATTATTGGTCTTATTTTGACGCTATTCGCGGCATCTCATGTAGTAAAAGACAATCGAAAACAGGCCTATCAAGAAACAGTTAATTACTCAGAGCGCCATGCCAATCGAATAAAAACACAGATACAGCAAGATGTGTTTTTCTTGGGGGCATTAGCCAGCCTAGTGGATGAAAACTCCGATTATTGGATAAATCAATTTGATAGTGTTAGTCAACACATCATGTCTGGCAGTTCGTCCATGATATCTATTCAATGGTCACCCCATGTTAATCTTACTCAGATTGAGGAACACAGAAATAAAATAAAAAGTCACTATGAAGGTTTCACAGAATTTAATTTCCATGAAGGGGCAGAGAAGCGTTTTACGAAGCTGCTAGATCGTGGTTTCCCTCTTTACATGGTGTCACAAGTATATCCTGAGACTGGAGCTAATAGCTCAATACTTGGCTACTACTCAGTCAGTGATAGGTTTGAGGATACTTTACTTAAAATGAAAACAACGCAACAACCTTTTTTAAGTGATCGTGTTTTTCTATTACAAGACTCATACAATAGAAAAATTAGTGAGGTTGAGCGTCAAAAGAAACAAAATGGTTTGTTGATGTATTACCCAGTCTTTAATCAAAATAAGAGTCAGTTAATTGGCTATTTTATATCAGCCATTCAAATTGATGCATTCTTTGAGAAATACTTAACATTAGATGCTGTAAAATCTAGAGGTTACCGTATTAAAGTATTTGATCATGGCCCCTCAGGTAGTGATGATCCTGTTTTATATCAAAGTAAAGCGTGGGTAGAGTTAGGAGAAACCATAGAAGTTAGTCAGCTTATTGATATTTATGGTCGACCATGGGAAATCCAATACCAAAAATCGGTGTTACGTACATTTAGTTTTACATCAAATGCGATAATTACACTTATCTGTGGTGTGTTTATTTCCTTGTTAATTGCTTGTATTGTTCGATTCAGTTTGCATTCAAAAGAAGCACTAAAGCGAAAGTTAGCGAAAAGAACAAAAGAACTTCAATATTTGGTGGAGCACGATACTTTAACGGGTGTCCACAATCGCTATGCGCTATGCAATCATTTTGAAATCCTGATTGAACAACAAATTAGGTTTAGCTTAATCGCAATAGACGTAGATAAATTTAAACATATTAATGATACCTATGGTCATTGTGCAGGGGATACTGCATTAAAATATGTGGCAGAAAGAGTGAAAGCAGTTATCTCCTCAGAAGATATGTTAGCTCGTATGGGAGGGGATGAATTTAGTATTTTAACAAGAGTTACAGATAAAAATCAGCTAACAGATATGTGCGACAAGATCTGTAAAGCGGTTAATGTTAAACCTATTATATTAAAAGATATTGCAATACCGATAACGATTAGTATTGGTGCCAAACGTTGTCACACAACTAATATTGATGATCTGTACCATGAAGTAGATCAAGAGATGTACAAAAGCAAAAATAAAGGAAGAAATGATTTCTCTATAGCGGTATAG
- a CDS encoding membrane protein, translated as MNKKLIVLMALLVSFAIVYFNFGHLLTLEQIKGFHQTLQSDIQENLFFYSAAYFIAYVVVTALSIPGAAVVTLLGAALFGFWWSLLLVSFASTIGATIAFLSSRYLLREWVDSKFKDKLVPINQGVEKDGAFYLLTLRLIPIFPFFLINLLMGLTKITAGRFYLFSQLGMLPGTMVYLNAGTQLSEITSLSGLVSPQILGSLALLGLFPIIIKFVINTIQKNRGQLKE; from the coding sequence ATGAATAAAAAACTCATAGTATTAATGGCGTTATTGGTTTCATTTGCGATTGTGTATTTTAACTTTGGTCACTTACTGACATTAGAGCAAATTAAAGGTTTTCATCAAACGCTTCAAAGTGACATACAAGAGAACCTATTCTTTTATAGTGCCGCTTACTTTATCGCCTATGTGGTTGTTACCGCATTATCTATTCCCGGTGCTGCGGTAGTTACTTTATTAGGCGCTGCTTTATTTGGGTTCTGGTGGAGCTTATTACTGGTTTCTTTTGCCAGCACTATCGGAGCAACCATTGCATTTTTGAGTAGCCGTTATTTATTAAGAGAGTGGGTAGATAGTAAGTTTAAAGATAAATTAGTGCCGATTAACCAAGGGGTTGAAAAAGATGGGGCATTTTATCTACTGACATTACGCTTAATTCCTATCTTTCCATTCTTTTTGATTAATCTTTTAATGGGATTAACGAAGATCACGGCAGGGCGATTTTATCTCTTTAGTCAATTAGGAATGTTGCCAGGCACCATGGTATATCTAAATGCAGGTACTCAGCTCTCAGAGATTACATCTTTATCTGGTTTAGTTTCTCCTCAGATCTTGGGTTCACTGGCTTTACTTGGTTTATTTCCAATTATTATTAAATTTGTGATTAATACTATTCAGAAGAATCGCGGACAGTTAAAAGAGTAG
- a CDS encoding putative glutaredoxin has product MKPIKITLYRWAGSWGPFKVNIPCGECTLTTDILQDTFETELAGIPIELEVKDWLSNWWEPLKLKAWHAPIIIVEDKVISEGEALNRGVLIQAVIAKVAEREQIKGNVVFGKATCPFCVKAKAALDAAGIEYIYHDVVKDSAALYRMIPEVKAIIGEKTPVTVPQIWLDGKYVGGFDDLTKTMNTDVKAGS; this is encoded by the coding sequence ATGAAGCCAATTAAAATTACATTATATCGTTGGGCAGGCAGTTGGGGACCATTTAAGGTCAATATTCCTTGTGGAGAATGCACATTAACCACAGATATTCTTCAAGATACTTTTGAGACAGAGCTTGCAGGTATCCCTATTGAGTTAGAAGTTAAAGATTGGCTATCAAATTGGTGGGAGCCTTTAAAGCTAAAAGCATGGCATGCCCCAATTATTATTGTTGAAGATAAAGTGATAAGCGAAGGTGAAGCGCTTAATCGCGGAGTTCTTATTCAAGCTGTGATAGCAAAAGTAGCAGAGAGAGAGCAAATTAAAGGAAATGTAGTTTTCGGAAAAGCAACCTGTCCTTTTTGTGTTAAAGCCAAGGCAGCGCTTGATGCCGCAGGAATAGAATATATCTACCATGATGTGGTTAAAGACAGTGCAGCGTTATATCGAATGATCCCAGAAGTTAAAGCCATTATCGGAGAGAAAACGCCAGTGACAGTGCCGCAGATCTGGTTAGATGGTAAATATGTTGGTGGTTTTGATGACTTAACTAAAACAATGAATACTGACGTTAAAGCAGGGAGTTAA
- a CDS encoding HTH-type transcriptional regulator, TetR family: MKEDKRINALQKTIELCALHGFHGTSMDKITAATGLSKATIYKYFQSKENLITSALGLFSEQSLTNVKILFENTELTLEEKIAQRFKGLAGCIDVESFNGCYFQLAYSEYSNEDQGITEVSLQYKQHTQKLLIELLNRHHIDNAELRAKKAGLIFNGLLASLQLTKDPTLIELAHQMFLETIIKSE, translated from the coding sequence ATGAAAGAAGATAAAAGAATCAACGCATTACAAAAAACCATAGAGCTTTGTGCATTACATGGTTTTCATGGCACCAGTATGGATAAAATTACCGCAGCAACTGGCCTATCAAAAGCAACCATCTATAAATACTTCCAATCAAAAGAAAATTTAATTACTAGTGCTCTAGGACTGTTTAGTGAACAATCATTGACGAATGTAAAAATACTTTTTGAGAATACAGAGCTGACATTAGAAGAAAAAATCGCTCAACGCTTTAAAGGCCTTGCTGGCTGCATAGATGTAGAGTCATTTAATGGTTGTTACTTTCAACTTGCTTACAGTGAATACAGTAATGAAGATCAAGGGATAACCGAAGTCAGTTTACAATACAAACAACATACTCAAAAATTGCTTATTGAGCTGTTGAACAGACACCATATTGATAACGCAGAGTTAAGAGCAAAAAAGGCAGGGCTTATTTTTAATGGTTTACTTGCTTCGTTACAATTAACAAAAGATCCAACACTTATTGAACTAGCTCATCAAATGTTTTTAGAGACTATCATTAAATCTGAATAG
- the yciA gene encoding acyl-CoA thioester hydrolase: MRNSVKTDQVPKGQLLLRTLSMPADTNANGDIFGGWIMSQLDLAGAILAQEISGGRIVTVSVSSITFKKPVKVGDVVCCYGECTKVGRTSMSIDLEVWVKPIKEDEVSHRFQVCEATFNYVAIDSEGKPRPIPKNS; the protein is encoded by the coding sequence TTGCGAAACTCAGTAAAAACAGACCAAGTGCCTAAAGGACAACTTCTTCTTCGAACACTTTCTATGCCAGCAGATACCAATGCTAATGGTGATATTTTTGGCGGATGGATCATGTCACAACTAGATTTAGCAGGTGCGATTTTAGCTCAAGAAATCTCAGGAGGGCGAATTGTCACGGTTTCGGTATCTAGCATTACTTTTAAAAAGCCAGTAAAAGTAGGAGATGTGGTGTGCTGCTATGGGGAATGTACTAAAGTAGGAAGAACTTCAATGTCGATTGATTTAGAGGTTTGGGTAAAGCCAATTAAGGAAGATGAAGTCAGTCACCGTTTTCAAGTATGTGAAGCGACATTTAATTATGTGGCAATTGATTCAGAGGGAAAACCTCGACCTATACCAAAAAATTCGTAA
- a CDS encoding enoyl-CoA hydratase/isomerase — MSYHHIHVEQQNTIMIIRLQRPEKLNAVNYPMFDELIHVSRQIEKDRTIRSVILTGSGGNFSSGLDFASIMKKKSHAMKLLFKLWPGNANKAQKVSANWRNLSVPVIVAIEGYCWGAGLQIALGGDFRIASPKANLSIMESKMGLTSDMAGSLTLREIMPKDQAMRISMCASQLDAETALKYGLITEVNDDPLEAAIQLSQQFARTSPDAIAATKHIYNRYWTAPKWKLLAYETYSQIRILIGRNFVQVQYALKKKASPLFKVRQRFW; from the coding sequence ATGAGTTACCACCACATTCATGTTGAGCAACAAAACACCATTATGATTATTCGTTTGCAGCGCCCAGAAAAATTGAATGCTGTAAATTACCCTATGTTCGACGAATTAATTCACGTTAGCCGCCAGATCGAAAAAGATCGAACCATTAGATCTGTTATTCTTACAGGAAGTGGAGGTAATTTTAGCTCAGGGCTCGATTTCGCCTCTATTATGAAGAAAAAATCGCATGCTATGAAATTACTCTTCAAACTCTGGCCAGGTAATGCGAATAAAGCGCAAAAAGTTAGTGCAAATTGGCGTAACCTTTCTGTTCCTGTCATTGTTGCTATTGAGGGCTATTGTTGGGGAGCTGGGTTACAAATTGCACTAGGGGGTGACTTTCGAATCGCCTCTCCTAAAGCAAATCTATCTATTATGGAATCTAAAATGGGATTAACCTCTGATATGGCAGGTTCATTAACCTTAAGAGAGATAATGCCGAAAGATCAAGCCATGAGAATAAGTATGTGCGCTAGCCAATTAGATGCCGAGACTGCGCTGAAATATGGTTTAATTACTGAAGTTAATGACGATCCATTAGAAGCTGCGATACAACTTAGCCAACAATTTGCTCGAACCTCTCCTGATGCCATTGCGGCAACTAAACACATTTATAATCGTTATTGGACTGCGCCTAAATGGAAACTACTCGCTTATGAAACTTATAGCCAAATTCGGATCCTTATTGGCCGAAATTTTGTTCAGGTTCAATATGCATTAAAGAAGAAAGCATCACCCCTGTTTAAAGTAAGGCAGCGATTTTGGTAA
- a CDS encoding putative cell wall lytic enzyme yields MKQKKNIILLASLMSSLVLTGCASNDEQITQQKSQIEQINTLESKVSTLESQVNTLETELQKQKSTDSEIYQTVHRLDVAQNKLKEQAQQQADEAIMYYMIKQGDTLYSIARDHGIALEDIIQLNPHIVNPKRLLIGDLLNVK; encoded by the coding sequence ATGAAACAGAAAAAAAATATTATTCTGCTAGCGTCACTAATGTCTTCATTGGTTCTTACTGGTTGCGCCTCAAATGATGAGCAAATTACTCAGCAAAAAAGTCAGATAGAGCAAATAAATACACTAGAGTCGAAAGTAAGTACGCTAGAGTCTCAAGTAAATACATTAGAAACTGAATTACAAAAACAAAAAAGTACAGACAGTGAAATTTACCAAACAGTGCATAGACTCGATGTAGCACAAAATAAACTAAAAGAACAAGCGCAGCAACAAGCTGACGAAGCTATTATGTATTACATGATCAAGCAAGGCGATACGCTATATAGCATCGCAAGAGATCATGGCATCGCTTTAGAGGATATAATTCAACTAAACCCTCATATAGTGAACCCTAAGCGCTTGCTTATTGGTGATCTTCTTAATGTTAAGTGA
- a CDS encoding putative sucrose-6F-phosphate phosphohydrolase, producing the protein MIKMLVCDFDGTINGGSSLGVDQFSAYLNTQPELHFIIATGRTLPSIQEGLTTHNYPKPRCIISDIGTRINYEYDLIADERWQHQLQDKWNKSAIQTALQDITFLGECNPSYQGDYKITFEGKLDHKQYSSIATALAQQSINVDITYSHDWFLDITPKGINKATAIHYIMQKYNLTAEEVCVAGDSANDTSMLTMPGINAILVANHYTEVAHLSALNHVYTSNASHAEGVLEGLIYWQNIAVQNNTSSETTI; encoded by the coding sequence ATGATAAAAATGCTAGTTTGCGACTTCGATGGTACGATTAATGGCGGATCATCACTGGGGGTAGATCAATTTTCAGCATACCTAAATACACAACCCGAACTGCACTTTATTATTGCTACAGGAAGAACGCTGCCCTCTATTCAAGAAGGATTAACTACGCATAACTACCCGAAACCACGGTGTATTATTAGTGATATTGGCACGCGTATTAATTATGAATATGATTTAATTGCAGATGAACGTTGGCAACACCAATTACAAGACAAATGGAATAAATCGGCAATACAAACCGCTTTGCAAGACATCACGTTTTTAGGAGAGTGTAATCCATCGTATCAAGGCGATTATAAGATCACTTTTGAGGGAAAACTTGACCACAAGCAATATTCATCGATTGCAACGGCACTTGCACAACAATCGATTAATGTTGACATCACCTATTCCCACGATTGGTTTCTTGATATCACCCCAAAGGGGATAAACAAAGCCACAGCCATTCACTACATCATGCAAAAATACAATCTGACTGCTGAAGAGGTTTGTGTCGCAGGAGATTCAGCCAATGATACTAGCATGCTAACCATGCCCGGTATTAACGCCATTTTAGTCGCAAATCATTATACCGAAGTTGCTCATTTGTCTGCGCTCAATCACGTGTATACAAGCAATGCTTCTCATGCTGAAGGCGTATTAGAAGGGTTAATATACTGGCAAAATATTGCGGTGCAAAATAATACAAGTTCAGAAACCACAATTTAG
- a CDS encoding putative cyclic nucleotide-binding protein, producing the protein MKISPYSSGRFYSFLASKSNKFKELLYQCQVSTGYVDVGTEILRQGEALDYIYVVPGGRVSMSILALNGRRFQLGEANCDYHIFGEMEFFTQTPCQWTVAADEYLQVDTICLKALTKALYKQPEMMFFFAAALAEDYQDSMDIYTNRLLHPIAYNIGYDLLMQKSGITAALGSFDKVLQEAERFGTSERVYRRAVKSLIDKNLIEKSDQGLVIINEDELRSFLEGNE; encoded by the coding sequence ATGAAAATCAGTCCTTATTCTTCTGGTCGCTTTTACTCATTTTTAGCCAGTAAAAGTAATAAATTTAAAGAGCTGCTTTATCAATGCCAAGTAAGTACGGGTTATGTCGATGTAGGTACAGAAATACTTCGTCAAGGTGAGGCGTTAGACTACATTTATGTTGTTCCTGGTGGTCGCGTATCTATGAGTATTTTGGCTCTTAATGGACGACGCTTTCAGCTTGGTGAGGCTAACTGTGATTATCATATTTTTGGGGAAATGGAGTTTTTCACTCAAACGCCTTGTCAGTGGACAGTCGCAGCTGATGAGTATTTGCAAGTAGATACTATTTGCTTAAAAGCATTGACGAAGGCCTTGTATAAACAGCCAGAGATGATGTTCTTTTTTGCGGCAGCGCTAGCAGAAGACTACCAAGACTCAATGGATATTTACACCAATCGTTTATTGCATCCTATTGCGTATAATATTGGGTATGACCTATTAATGCAGAAAAGTGGAATAACTGCGGCATTAGGGAGTTTTGATAAAGTACTTCAAGAGGCTGAGCGATTTGGAACGTCTGAAAGAGTATATCGAAGAGCGGTTAAAAGCCTAATAGATAAAAATTTGATTGAAAAAAGTGACCAAGGCTTAGTCATTATTAATGAAGATGAATTGAGATCTTTTTTAGAAGGGAATGAATAG
- a CDS encoding uridine phosphorylase, with protein MSKQPHICVDETQVAPYVIVCGEPDRVNRIVELMDNVELLAENREYRVFNGQYKKTPITVCSTGIGAPSMIIAVEELKLCGATHVIRVGSAGAMQDHIKLGELIVAEGAVRDEGGSKAYIRSAYPAYASFTLLKEINHFLESQSVKYYFGVVRSHDSFYTDEEEQLCQYWNKKGILGADMETSALFTVGRLRGLQVASILNNVVLYQQDVKEGVNQYVNDNEAMMNGERLAAITALEALCKQGS; from the coding sequence ATGAGTAAGCAACCACATATTTGCGTTGATGAAACTCAAGTAGCCCCTTATGTCATTGTATGTGGGGAGCCTGATCGAGTAAATCGTATTGTTGAGTTGATGGATAACGTTGAGCTACTCGCTGAAAATCGAGAATATCGAGTGTTTAATGGTCAATATAAAAAAACACCTATAACGGTTTGTAGTACTGGAATTGGCGCACCATCAATGATCATTGCGGTTGAAGAGTTAAAACTATGCGGTGCTACACACGTTATACGAGTGGGCTCTGCTGGTGCGATGCAAGATCATATTAAACTAGGGGAATTGATAGTTGCTGAAGGTGCAGTGCGTGATGAAGGCGGCTCTAAAGCGTATATTCGTTCTGCTTATCCAGCCTATGCGAGTTTTACTTTATTAAAAGAAATAAACCATTTTTTAGAGAGTCAATCCGTAAAATATTACTTTGGGGTAGTTCGGTCACACGATAGCTTTTATACCGATGAAGAAGAGCAACTCTGCCAGTATTGGAATAAGAAAGGCATTTTAGGTGCAGATATGGAAACCTCAGCACTGTTTACCGTAGGGAGGCTCCGTGGGCTACAGGTTGCTTCTATTCTTAATAATGTCGTTCTTTACCAACAAGATGTGAAAGAGGGCGTAAATCAATATGTTAATGATAATGAAGCGATGATGAATGGCGAAAGATTAGCCGCCATTACCGCATTAGAAGCGCTATGTAAGCAAGGATCATAG
- the pnuC gene encoding nicotinamide mononucleotide transporter PnuC, translating to MDLLSLLDINNTLVNIPIGGGYAMSWVEGFGTIFGLLCIWFASQEKTINYVFGLLNVTLFAVIFFQIQLYGLLLLQLFFFCANIYGWYAWTRPNSSGEILEVRWLSKSKLLAISGSSIVAIALLTIYIDPFFFALATIAVDSMNLFGADLSQPILEPDAFPFWDSSMTVLSIVAQILMTRKYVENWMLWIVINIISVGIYATQGVFAMSVQYSILMFIAANGAREWARTAKENRNEKQVEKAIA from the coding sequence ATGGACTTACTTTCCCTATTAGACATAAATAATACGCTAGTCAACATTCCAATTGGTGGTGGCTATGCCATGAGCTGGGTAGAGGGCTTTGGCACTATTTTTGGCTTATTGTGTATTTGGTTTGCAAGCCAAGAAAAAACTATAAATTACGTTTTTGGTTTACTCAATGTCACCTTGTTCGCCGTCATCTTCTTTCAAATACAACTTTATGGTCTGTTATTACTTCAGCTTTTCTTTTTCTGTGCCAACATTTACGGTTGGTATGCATGGACAAGACCTAACTCTAGCGGAGAAATACTTGAAGTTCGTTGGTTAAGTAAATCAAAACTGTTGGCCATATCAGGAAGTAGTATTGTTGCTATTGCCTTACTTACTATCTATATCGATCCATTCTTCTTTGCATTAGCAACAATTGCTGTTGATAGTATGAATCTATTTGGTGCCGATCTATCTCAACCTATTCTAGAACCTGATGCATTTCCATTTTGGGATTCGAGCATGACCGTTTTATCTATCGTCGCTCAAATTTTAATGACTCGTAAGTATGTTGAAAACTGGATGCTTTGGATAGTTATTAACATTATTAGCGTTGGAATTTATGCAACTCAGGGTGTGTTTGCGATGTCAGTTCAATACTCAATCCTTATGTTTATCGCCGCTAATGGTGCTCGTGAATGGGCTCGTACAGCAAAAGAAAATCGTAATGAAAAACAAGTAGAAAAGGCAATAGCATGA
- a CDS encoding putative response regulator: MPQSRFQRFLFLQPIIILLLVGMAIISLAFSAQSFRSVEKTIRTSSFQAFNNSIEASYDIVDTALNESIKRYLKGIVVTSTKFITQIQSSDSLSQEQKSSLIQGYINSSKIGDTGYPYILSSKGELIYHPIFQGRNVGQYLHIKEQIKNNDHFVEYLWTNPGEKKPRKKITYSIYIEEFDFIVSASAYKDELIHFINKDILKDKLKKYQYGDTGYVYVIDLDGDLILHPTYEGNNVRDLIGSHADGLLNKIKHAANQYNLQMNQVPNSSVISVRSTDVESYSYQITLDDISYQKDVLFIYYPYLDWAIVSGISRDELNRPTNTLLYSLIALIVSLSTIILTLLLLLNHRHKRLVNVLNRDYLTGLYNRRIFHDKVVPLISTDNGVNAFVPYSIVLLDIDFFKHINDTYGHLIGDKIIAIVGKAISQHSNILSARYGGEEFIFFIRESDPKKVIEFTEMVRHQIDNYNTLHEKITLSAGITTISKPNILLDDVIEQADKALYHSKNTGRDKITHYQDI, encoded by the coding sequence ATGCCTCAATCGCGATTTCAACGCTTCTTGTTTTTACAACCTATTATTATTTTACTTTTAGTTGGCATGGCTATCATATCTTTAGCATTTAGCGCCCAAAGCTTTCGCTCTGTAGAGAAAACCATCCGTACTTCCTCATTTCAGGCCTTTAATAACTCTATCGAAGCAAGTTACGACATTGTAGATACCGCATTGAATGAATCCATTAAGCGTTACTTAAAAGGGATTGTTGTTACTTCAACTAAATTTATCACTCAAATCCAGTCTTCAGACTCACTTAGCCAAGAGCAAAAATCGTCTTTAATCCAAGGGTACATTAACTCTAGCAAAATTGGGGATACAGGCTACCCTTACATTTTAAGTTCTAAAGGTGAACTAATATACCACCCCATTTTTCAAGGGCGTAATGTCGGACAATATCTTCATATAAAAGAACAAATCAAGAACAATGATCACTTTGTGGAATATTTATGGACCAATCCTGGTGAAAAAAAACCTCGAAAAAAAATCACCTACTCTATTTATATAGAAGAATTTGATTTTATTGTCTCAGCCAGTGCTTATAAAGATGAATTAATCCACTTTATCAATAAAGACATTCTAAAGGATAAGCTAAAAAAATATCAGTATGGTGATACAGGCTATGTCTATGTGATCGATCTAGATGGGGATCTTATCTTACATCCTACTTATGAAGGAAATAATGTTCGTGATTTAATCGGTTCTCATGCTGATGGGTTGTTAAATAAGATCAAACATGCAGCCAATCAATACAATTTACAAATGAATCAAGTCCCTAACTCATCTGTTATTTCTGTTCGAAGCACTGATGTTGAAAGCTATTCTTATCAAATAACCTTAGATGATATTTCTTATCAAAAAGATGTGTTATTCATCTACTACCCTTATCTAGATTGGGCTATCGTTTCTGGTATCTCTCGTGATGAATTAAACCGCCCAACCAATACCTTACTTTATAGCCTTATTGCACTGATTGTTAGTTTATCGACAATTATTCTGACTTTGTTACTATTGCTGAACCATAGACACAAAAGATTAGTCAACGTTCTTAACCGAGATTACCTAACCGGGCTATATAACCGAAGAATATTTCATGACAAGGTGGTACCTCTAATCTCTACAGATAATGGGGTTAATGCGTTTGTCCCCTACTCTATCGTCTTGCTTGATATTGATTTCTTTAAGCATATTAATGACACATACGGGCATCTTATAGGCGATAAAATCATTGCTATTGTTGGTAAAGCTATATCTCAACATTCCAATATATTATCTGCTCGTTATGGCGGTGAAGAGTTTATCTTCTTTATTAGAGAAAGTGACCCTAAAAAAGTGATTGAATTTACTGAAATGGTTCGTCATCAAATAGATAATTACAATACACTGCATGAGAAGATCACATTGAGTGCAGGTATCACGACCATTAGTAAGCCAAATATCTTATTAGATGATGTCATTGAGCAAGCAGATAAGGCACTATATCATTCCAAAAATACAGGACGTGATAAAATTACTCATTATCAAGATATTTAG